The following coding sequences lie in one Daphnia pulex isolate KAP4 chromosome 1, ASM2113471v1 genomic window:
- the LOC124194325 gene encoding lysosome-associated membrane glycoprotein 1-like, with protein sequence MAVKKILAMLCVCICTGNALDVMASNFSDYSEQSNVTTTSTIKPSTSTTTLPTPEMSTTEMSSTEMSTTPSTTPFIPTTTTSPTTFIPVSPTYPPTPKPNPPNPAMNWVVVDEQTNVTCIVVKLAASFVIPYLKVNGQMENVTLALPSNATSSGTCNLDDLEHGQEISLQWYADKSGSPNTLTFAFHRNVSSGTEATGKESVYLSEINLSVYLDSENFVNASRVGNYSHGNLQNSLHSVPVNNSYRCNSEETFELNLIEEIDKVAIIHFAHMQTEAFRTQNDDKFHSAVDCAADKVITSDIVPIAVGCALAALVVVVLVAYLIGRRRARQRGYQSV encoded by the exons AtggcagtaaaaaaaatcctagccatgctgtgtgtgtgtatttgtaCAG GAAATGCCTTAGATGTCATGGCTTCAAACTTCTCAGATTACTCAGAACAGTCTAATGTGACTACTACGAGTACAATTAAACCATCCACTTCTACTACGACATTGCCAACTCCAGAGATGTCCACAACTGAAATGTCTAGTACTGAGATGTCCACTACTCCTTCCACCACTCCTTTCAtccctactactactacttctcCCACCACTTTCATTCCTGTTTCTCCGACCTATCCGCCCACACCAAAACCAAATCCTCCCAATCCTGCTATGAATTGGGTTGTGGTGGATGAACAAACCAATGTGACATGCATAGTGGTCAAACTTGCTGCCTCATTTGTTATTCCATATCTGAAAGTCAATGGCCAA atggAAAATGTTACACTTGCTCTTCCAAGCAATGCAACTTCCAGTGGTACTTGCAACCTAGATGATTTGGAACATGGTCAAGAGATATCTCTTCAATGGTACGCTGACAAAAGTGGTTCTCCCAACACGCTTACTTTTGCATTTCACAGAAATGTGTCTAg TGGAACTGAGGCTACTGGAAAAGAATCAGTCTATCTTTCAGAAATCAATTTATCAGTTTATCTTGATTCTGAGAATTTTGTAAATGCATCAAGAG TTGGAAACTATTCACATGGCAACCTTCAGAACAGTTTGCATTCAGTTCCAGTCAACAACTCCTATAGATGTAACTCTGAAGAAACTTTTGAACTGAACTTGATTGAGGAAATTGATAAAGTAGCCATTATTCATTTTGCCCATATGCAAACAGAGGCTTTCAGAACACAGAATGATGATAAGTTCCATTCTG cTGTAGACTGTGCTGCTGACAAAGTCATTACTTCTGATATTGTTCCTATTGCTGTTGGGTGTGCCTTAGCTGCTCttgtggttgttgttcttgttgcATACTTGATTGGAAGGAGGCGTGCTCGTCAACGCGGTTATCAAAGTGTTTGA